The DNA sequence gtggcgtaatggtttcaataccgGGCTTCTGCTCTAGAGGCCCTGTGTaagaatcctgccgtcgggccaTTTTAATAGCGTTTACTTAACGATTTATTATGCAGTGCTTTGTTAAAAACGACAAGTTTACAAAGTTACGAAGCCGCTTAAGCGTAAGCGTTAGCTcgtgcccaactccgacgcggtctattaaaatacatgtaaaacgcaaaaacgcttttctgagataaccaatGAACCGATATTAACGAAATGTATTGCATTTCAGAGACAAAGTTAAGTTccagtgtctgttggaagcgctattttgatttagggccttattttgttaaaaatattttcaaaaattcgaaagtttgaaaagaatgcaagcacgaagtttacaaattagtagctctgcatcaaggacAGGCAtcattgacccgccgtggttgctcagtggctatggtgttgggctgctgagcacgaggtcgcgggatcgaatcccggccacggcggccgcatttcgatgggggcgaaatgcgaaaacacccgtgtgcttagatttaggtgcacgttaaagaaccccaggtggtcaaaatttccggagtcctccactacggcgtgcctcataatcagaaagtggttttggcacgtaaaaccccaaatattattatattaagaacagacatcgcggtttgaaagcggacaaatttgatatgtcatgttgtatcttacgtgaatttgtgacgttgtgtacaaggtttccgcaagctgtattttcatgttaattttttttccgaTTCATGTATAACGTATCAGTTTTGACCGCTTCACATCTACTATTAGATCCATCGTAGAGTGtagaagcgcgactgaacgaggacaaaAAACAGATACACagtgctgtgtctgtgtatctgtttcttcctacgtcctcgttcagtcacgcttatacattctaccatggattctaactaactagcccgccaacgtattTTAACCaagtactattagatacaattcacataattgcgatatcgtttttcatGCCTGAGTTACAGCGTTGTAAGCTTAATAGTTTCGTTTTGTGAAAGTTTTCGAGCTTTTTATTGAAAATTTGCGACCTAAACTAAAAATTccgaaccaacagtcactatatttctagtttttcttttaagtgcagcAAGCCTCGCGATATTtcgtgctgtggttgccgagaaaaacgaattcgccTTTTACATGTACTCAGacaggagcgcccgagctaaagctgcctcttaagCCAAAATGACCAAGTTTGGGAAAGTGCATGTATACTTACCATAATTGCCCTGCTGACAGAACCGCaccgattgcagctcccgtagataCTAGCTCAAGAGTTCGCTCCAGCAATTGTTGCATGAAACTCTGACTGCACCATGTCGGAAACTGAAGATGTAGTTCGCTGATTTGATAAAATGATCCTAGCGACAGGACTCTGTATGCGCTCAATCCTCGCGATGTCTTTAGAATAACACGGATCCCACGCGATACCAGCGCACTTAAGGACTAGACGAACAGGGGTGCGATGTGATTCAAGCTTAGGCATTTGACAGATAAGTTATTAGCTTATGTCGCCAAAAGCAATATAATATAAACCTTCGTAAATGTTTCACTGATGTGCGAATCCCAGTTGTTGGAATTGTTATGCTAGAGTAGGTTACATATGAAGCGGACTTGATCTGCTGGCCGCTATCGGAATAAGAGTACAAACGAGGGGCATGTTCAGTTGTTAGAGCCATAGGTGCGGTCTCAGTAAAATTGGTCTAAATTCCCTCACGTTCGCACCAGTCTGAGAGTTTAAATATGTTATTATTCATTTGTACTTGCGACGGCATAGCTGTTAACAACGAAGTTGAAAATACGCTCATCAGCGAACAATGTCACCGTCACAGTAATCAGTTGCTGCAGTTATGTCAATTGCGCAAATCAAAAAGAGCAATGGTCCCAACACGCAGCCAAGCCGAACACGAGATCACACTTGTAATTTTATTAAACCGTACTCTCAATTTCAACGAATTTCGTACGATTACTCAGCTTTGCTTAAACGAAATTAACGAGTGCATCCAGGTGGCCCACTTCCCTCAGTGTGGCAATCAACGAATTACGCGGAACACGATGGAATGCTGTAGACAACTACAAATATGGCGTCTCTCTAAAGCTGCTCATTGATTGCGAAGGAAAAGCCATGTTGGAAACATTTTTGGGCACCCACgtgttgtgccacactgcgtgcctTCATCTAGGCAACAGCCGCTCCCCCCTTCCCTACccctcgttcttctgaagtgATTGTCCTTGTGACAATTCGCAAAGTTTCTCGAAACTGCCAGCCCCTTTCCGTGGTTTCAACTGAGGAGTTCGGGGGCACAGGGCACCACGACGAATCCACTGACGGCCTTCAGAATTTCCCAGAACGGCTGACCCCTTGCCGTGGAGACAGATGGCACGCAGCTTGAGTTTCTCCCGTGATGGAAGAGAAAAGCGAAGCGGTTGACGCCAGCACCAATCCTGCCTGTTTCCTGCCAAAAggctttaaagggactgacaaccaattttgatggcagccatattttttttagtGCGATGGAAAGGTTACCAGTCaaagtgtctaatcatgaagtgctaaCGCGGAAAACTCTGTGGAACATTTTTATCAGGATTTTCCGATCTGCGGTGCAGATGTattcgttcactggaagcatgcagaaaacggtgataggtgagcgctATAGCGATTACACACTAGCATTAGTGGTAGGCAGGCGACAAGTGTGGCCTTGCTGTAACAGAGTATTGTATTGTTTATGAAGTCGATGCTCCTGCGATTCGTGTTCTCCGAATTGTTAAATAATTTCTGTGATAATAAgtacgtgttttcgtggtttcctgtccaactgctttggtatttaaccagtcaaaacgaagCCATTCAGATAAAAAACAAAGCGACGCCCTGACACGTGATATGGTGTTGAGCGTGTTGCCGTAACCATGCGTTCGTTTTttatttccgaagcatagaataatgcacgagtgtctaataatataccaactgcaattttaagcaataattatcaTTTACTTAATAAAtgtcgacttacgtacagtaatctcatagaatacACCCGaggtaccaagatttcaccgccagctCTTGCCACTtcctggtttttgagactttcattGCAAATTTAGAATTATAATTTCTACTTCAATCGCGAACATCGTGCTGAATTCTGTCACTATATAtcgtggtcatttcatttccatcagcgTCTCACAACACATCCTGGCCAATTGTCGATCCTTTTAAGGTAGAGCCGCCCCATTGTCAAGAGAGAGAGATTCGCCACCAGCCGCACCGTCAGTCTGGTGCTCTCTTAGGCACCGTTACCTGTATGCTATTACCTGCATACTGTATAAAGCTTTCCGTCTCCTCTTCGTCTGCTCCAAGAGTCCATCTCTCGTCTTCAACCCCGAGTCGCAGTAGTGGGCGGCAAGCTGCGAGATACGAGGCCCGGAGACACCTGCCACGCCTCTCGATGGCAGCTACGAGACCGATCGGCGTCAACCACTTTGGCTGAGTgagtgcctgatgtttgctttcATGTCGCTATACCTCTGAAGCACGCGCAGACGTTATgagagtgttttcttttttgttagacTATGAATTTAGAATTTACCTTCTCTAAACAGTGATTTTATTTTGAGGTAAGGATAAATTTTGTGGGCCAGCAACGCGAGGAGCGAGATCGCGATGGAGGAATTCTGCGTTGAAAACCTCATTCAAATTCGCGAGGACTTGCGTATTTGCGCGGGCTCCGAAAAACAAGGAAAGCGATTGTCGACGTGGTGCAGTAAGAGGACGTGACGATCGAGGAAGTTGACGAGGCTTGGGAGATGATTGTTGAGCGAAAGCTAGAGGCAATGGAACGCGAAAGAGGCGCGAGTTAGAAGGAACGGAGCGAGAAAGTCCTCAGCAAAAGGCATGGTGAAAGAGTGGAAGAGAAATAGATATATATATCGCGTAAAGCACGATACCATCTCCGCGCAGCAGAGAGGATGGTTACATTTCTTGCGGACTTCGAACAAGTTTGCGAAAAAGAAGGTGTCAACCGGGACTTCTGTTCCGAGTGGTTGATCCCGTTGCTCCCTTGTAATCTCGCGTGTATTTTGGAACACCTGCTTCACAAGCAGGATCGCGACTGCGACGAGGCAAATATGGCTTGGTTGAGGCATTTGGTGCTGTCGGTCAGGCCACTGCGAAGGGCGAGATGATATCGACAAGGCCGAGCCTGTCGAGGAGGCAACACGTGGCGAGCCAGCTAGCTCAGATGGCCTCGGATGCGGCCATGTTCTAACAGAGGCCCATATATCTAGCGACGACCACGAGCCTAGCTTGGTTTTGCcgaccggatggatggatgggtgttatgagcgtcccctttggaaaggggcggcgggttgctccaccaagctcttgctattatactgcttaatgtcctacctaagttaaacaataaaaaaaattgaaaaataagaaaataaagttAAGAAGAATAATAAACCATACCGGAGCGGTATCGTTGCGACGATAAGGCGGCGTACCAGGGAGTACGAGTGCCGAGACCGCATGCTTTGCCAGCCGCGCCGAGAGCAACCGACGAAGGCGCAAGCCGAAAAAGTGGGACTCGGGCGGCGACACGAGCCGGGTGAAGAGCGCCAACCGCCAAGACGTTAAGGAAAACCCGAGTCGGCTAAATCCGAAGCATAGGCGGTTGTCCAAATCTATAATAGGCGTGACGCGTGTCGGGAAAGACAGAATTTCACAGAAATTCAGACACCGCAATGCCGCCTATTATCGGTGGGGTCAAGGCATTGTCAGTAGCGGCAACTGCTCAGCGGACAAAGGGACAGCGAGCACGCGGGTCCGTGAATGCGCCGCTTTCCCAGCATTTGAAGGCCGCGGGCCGAAAGTCACGGCTACAGGCAAATCAGTTTTGTGCTTAGTTTGCCGTTCGACAACGGGTAGACCCGAGAATGGGCGACCCGCTCCAGCGCGTCGAAAAAGGTGTGTTTCCGACACCGAGCAATTGAGAACATGGTACTTTGAGAGCTGGTTCTCTAATTTCTAATTTCAGTATTCATTTCTTGTAGTCTCCTTTGCGATAAAGTTTAGTATCGTGTTGCGCGTCTGAAATGCTTGGGATGTAAAAAATAgcgcatttttttattttatttgtttgtcgTTCATTCCATACCATAACCTGATTGCTGAACGCTTTAGTGAAGAAGGCGTCAGTGtttccatttcttcgtggtattTACGCCTATGTAGGCTAGGAAGAGCCTAAATGCTTAATTTTGACTGTGAATTTATTTATGTATCGTATGTTTCAGCGGTACGTGTCAGTGTATAATTTACATTCACGTCTGTTTTTATGTCGTTCACGCGTGTTTTTGTTTCTTAATTTGGTAGGACCGCTTCTGGGCTTTATAGATGTGGTACTCGTTTTGCCGAGTGCATTTATACGGGAATAACAGGCTGGTTCTTTCGATTGACGGTTACACTTGTCGGATGCCATTCCGTACTTTTGCGAAGTGGCGCCCAGGCGCACAGATTAGCAGCGTTTAGCCTTTGCGTCATGGCTTTCGGAGGCAAAATTCTTCGCCACATTCGGTATCTGCTCAGGAAAAATatttattcacagtggaggaaaagaactcggaagctcaccagcaagtatgcggcctacAGGGggcgcaacacagcaacaaagaacgtcaagcggaaagtcagagaggctgaaataatctcatgggtggcggcaatggaaaagaaacctgccatgagcaactaaagaggaaaaaacaaaatcaggaaagaaacaatatttataataactcaaagggaagctgtacttttcgaagcgagatcggtatgccttagaacacgcacctataaagcgagatataagaaggaagaagaagcatgtgcttgctgcggtaaagctagggaaacgatggagcatgttttattagaatgtgaagcgcagcggtcgatttaggcaccacgggcctccttgaagcccttgggctcagcgagagcagtggaaaagtaaacatgtccgcaatagagattagtaagaggtgattggaagattggtggatgaaaagtaaggaaacgacaaaaaacggagacgtacataagcaaagttcacaatagggggtcataAAATTTGGTTGTGCGAGTTCATAGtggttctttcttcttctttcttttttaacctaggtaggacattaggcagtatcatagcaagagcttggtggcgcaactcaccgccccgttccaaaggggacgctcatagcatacatccatccatccacctatGCATCAATTCACCCCCATTGAGTGCCGCACCCACTAAAGGGGACGACCGTGACTAGAGTCGTTGTCttaatagttttctttttcttcttggccgatcccctgTAGTGGGTAGGAGCCATCGTTTGAATTCAAGAACAAGAGCATGTCGAGCAAGAGCAGCAACGTCTCCATCAGCCAGGAAGACCCCAGCGAAGGCAGCGCGGCCGTCGCGCCGTCGGAGGAAGGTTCCGGCGAAGAGGCCGGTGTCGTCGACGAGTACCTGCGCCAGGTGTTGAGCCTGGACCCCGACGCGATGGAGCAGCTGTCCGCTCTCGACCAGGAGGGAACCCGAGCGCCCACCAACAGCGTCACCAGCGTCGGGGCACGGACGCCCGAAGCTCGTACAGCGTCGGTGGAAACGTTGCGTCCCAGCCTCGATTCCAACGGCGTGTGGGCCAAGGACCGGTCGCAGCAGGCGACGGCAGAAGGTAAGAGCCCTGTACACAGCCTTCTCTTCACTCTTAATCTACTCTTAATCTAGTTCCACGTGTGCAACCAAGTAACTGAATCCTATTCGAAAGAGTCATGCAGACCCAATATTCACTGTGGAAATCTGTCTACGGGAAGGTTAAATTTCATAAACAAGCAAGGCGAATGGGCCGCTTGCGAAAATACTGTTGCGCATGCGGGAACATGGCTGTCACGAGCGCCCTCTACATGGTTATATACTAGAAGCAGACGGACAACCAGCACAGCCCTATCACGCCTTGATACACCGATTTGTGGTGGTTTTGATCGCGGTATTTTCGTGAAAAGGCTAGCTAGTTGTGTTGCGTATTGTGCACAAATTGCTTCACTAGCAAGCGGATCAGgagtttatttcggtttcccTACGAGAAGAGCTATCTGGCGAGGAAAGCACCATGGATAAGCGACCGCCGGACATGTCATCACGGCACACAAGTTGCCCTCTCCTCGCAGAGCCGGTCCTCGTCGCGCTACTTGCGGCTACTGAATTGTCATATGCCAGCGCCGCGAGGTTATTTCGGCCTGCAAAATTGAAGACGCTCTTAAAAAGCAGCCGCGTTTTGCCGGAATGTGGAAAGCTGAATATGTACGAGGACGGGCAACGCTTGCGAAAGCGCAGTGGTGTCACCCAGTTGTCGCTGACATGGAATTACAATAAATATTATAAAGTGATGTCGAAAGTGCGCCTCGTATGAGAATCAACGCCCAGTACTACGCCATTGAAGTGATCGAAACACACCATCCGCGGGCAGTTGGTGTCGCCGACGGGCCGCGCGGAGCGACCACCGTGCGACGGAGTTCGCCTGGTGCGCTCTTTTACAGATATCCAAATGTATTTTTCATTTAGCCTCTTAATATTCATGCGCGCGTTAAAGAGTTCGCAAAAAAATATGAGTGAAATTGCTAGCAGACTCTTCTTCGTAGCCGGCGACACTCACGGCCAGCGAGCAAGGCCTACCGTCTTCATCGGTGGCCGTTTGTTCATACAGTCGAGAGAACGACGCGTCGCTTAAGACTTTGCCGTAATTACCGTGCGCGAAAAAGGACCATCGTAATAAGACGAAACAGCTCCGTGAAACATTGCTTTGTTGCACATGGGCCCCCATATAAATACCGTAAACTCTCCTAAGCGGAGCATCACGCTCCGCACGCTTACTTTGTCGGCACCCGCTGATCGCTCGAACCGGTAGGCCTAGCTCCCGGATGTCGAAGCTGCAACCGACGGCGCTTGCAATGAGAACGCCGCGAGTCATAAAGCGTTTATTTTCGTGAGCATTTTAGCGTCTCGATTATTATATGTCACCGTTAAATGAACACACGGTTGGTTCTCTTTATACTCTGTCGGCATAAAAGAGAAAGTAAGGCGAGCAGTCTTGCACGGTGGTCGCTGCGCGCGGCCAGTCTGCGAAACCAAGTGTAGACAATCGGCGACGCATCGGCAGTGTATTTCGACGACGTGCACTCTATTCTTCATTGAAGGAGTCCATGTCACTCGCGTCAGTCCCGTGCTGGGATCAGCAGCCTCCGAATACACGACAACTTTAACGTAATCTTCCTTCAGTGCCGAGCCTCGTTGAGCCTGGCGAATAGTGGCAGTTACGGAAAGCTGATATTGCCACACGCGATAAGTTTGAATGGTGCGCTTCGAGAACTCGGAAGTCCATGTCATGTACGAAAACTGGAACGCATTGACGGCGTCTTCAAATATTTTTGCCGCAGTGAACACACGCGGTTGCCGCGGCCGAGACCAGGCAGACGCCTAGAAACTAAACTCGCTTTCTAACCACATACTCTTGCACGCAGAGCGCCGCAGCTTTGCCTGTTGTGCGCCAGATGGCGCTCAATATTTTGTAAACCGTCCATTAGGACAGTAAACGCGCTGCAGGTTTCAGTGACAAGCGCGTCCCTCCGCCATCATGGTGTACTTTGCAGAGAAAGCGGAACTCTTATTCAGCATAAAACGGTATTCAATCACAAGACACGCCGTGTTTGACCGTGTAGAATTTCAGAACAAAAGAGAGGTTCACAGGAAGATTAATGCTTGAAATGATTAACAGTGGTAGCGCAAGAAATGTCGCTGAGCCTACGGTTTGACAAGGCGCCTTGTCTTCGCCAGGGCAGCAACAAGGGTACGTATACCTGACGGTTATGAGATATGAACCAAGTCTCAGCACTTGGCCTCTAACATGACTCGCGATCACGGAGGCCATGTTCAACACCTTGAGTCAAAATTTTCTTAGCGCACCACAGGCTGCCGTGGCTAGGGCTTGTCTAGGAGGTTTTAGCTAGGCTGCCTGGataccttctctctccctctcggaGAAGGAGGAACGCATTCAGCATCCTACTCAGGGCGCCGCCAATCTTAGAAATCATGTCAAGACAATGCCTCGTCAAAAAGCTCCACTGTTTGATGCGTCAGTTCTGGCAAGCCCTAATGGCAAAGTTTCTCTTTTTTGTATTTTACGCGTAAGCGTAGATGGCCCATCTGCGAAATCGGGAAGGCTATGTTTGAAGCCGCGAGAGAAGCGAGCGCCGGAGAAGGAAAGCGCCTAGAgaaggaaggcgcctggaggtggagaagagaattgcCGCGTTCGCGCCATTTCCGTTTGGGGTTCGACgctgcggtgctcgctgtgcacgttCGCGGCGTCCATACACTTGTGCGTAACTAGCGTTCACGAAGTTAGACGTCActaagttttccttttctttttcagattcaGTTTCAAATACGGGAGGCGATCTTTGCAGTAGGTGCTACCTGGGTCCGTTCATTGTATGATCCGCTCGGCCATGAACATGAACTTCAGTAGAACCTCCAAGTCAATATTTTACAATTAATCAACTTGTCATTAACGCAGTTTAGGAAAAACTTCATCCTGGACCAGGATAAGTTTTTCCTCAGCTCGGAGGCTTTGGTTCTGAGAAACCCACATGGGtcttctttgtagcttcgtgctacaaccGGGTGGatggtgtttttttctttcatttacagTAAAGATCACTTCCCTTAAGAAACGTCCATTTTTCCGACCTTTCCGTGCTCCATCGTAAAATATTGCGTGGAGGCTGGTCTACATGTTGTAGGGGATGAGGACGGACTTTGCGATGAAAACAAACGTGggagggtttattttacattatataCAGAGAGGTGAGAGTCAAGTaacagtcgtacagtcattacgggccggcagcagttcggacgctgcggcccgcggcaagaagttcgagagaggtgaatcagGGAATTGTGCAGAATGCTCTGGTATCTCTGGAATGCTTCTTATAAACCCTTCGAGCACTGGAAGTCGCGTCATGTTTGAccaatgggagagtccgctcagatgacgccattttcggccaatggttgGCGCCCGTGCCGCGGTGCCACACCAGGCGGAGAGAGTCGCCGCTCGGTCCCCCTTGCTTGATCGCCGTCACAAAAGCCAGGTGGGGccgacgctgccaggccttcccggtacATCGCAGCCGTCTTGTTTCGGGACCCACTTTCCTTGCAACAATGCCGGGCTatcccttcgttttctggaaaactcaagcattgaatagctccaccggcggcgTACGAACTTGTTTGCACGTGAACTTGTTGGCTCGAGCGCTCCTCTGGAATGtgctgcgattcgatgtggtccgGGGGAACTGGAAGTAGCCTCAGGAAACGGCGCCACATCTAACAATGTACACTATCTTAATCTACGCTTCATAAGCAGTCCGAAATTTTGCTGCAACTGGGATTTAATGTGTGATAGTGTGATTGACCTGAGCAAAGACAAAGCTGACTCGCACGCCAGTCTCACATGTGCGCAAATTTGATGATTCAACCGTCTATCGGCCGATATGCCGGGTCCATCTTCCTTACAGGCAGTGAAAAATGGGCACCGACTGTGCTTAAAATTCGTCTGGGACGGAGTGCATAATAGGAACGTGTGACGCTTCCGTAAAATATAAGCTGTCATAACAAGATAACGAAGGGGTACACGTAAAAAGTACTGTATAAGAAATAAGTCGCACATAGTTAAAATAATGCGACTTATACAATATTTCTTTATAGACAATAAGTTTTTGTAGCATAGCGTCCCTCACTGAAAAACCAACTTGCCAATTATAAAAATAAAACGGCAGCTAATGTCGCATCTTCTACGTGCCGTAAATTATCGTTACAATAGGCTAGTAAActaaaagagcagctttgccttGGTTTCCTTGCAGTTTCGAAGCATTCGCACCCTTTGATTCATAGACAATCATGCATCTCCGCAGTTGACCACAAGGCCACCGACGGCAGCTTTTCGGAGGCGGCGACCAACGAGTGACGGCGCTTCGTTCCTCTCCTCGTGCTACGTTCAAGGACCCCAGCTGGAAACGTATTGCCCGCTCAGGTCGAAGCCAGCCACCGCAGGCTCATGCATTTGTCTCACCTTGGCCTTGAACATATGGCTCCTGTTTCCTCTTTCAGAGTTGTGAGCCGTACCAAAGCGCGAACTTGGGGTTGGTTTTTCTCGTCACTTTTACTCCGAACCTTCTCCAAGTGAACTTTCGCTATAGCCGAAGTTGGGCACTGTATTCCACGCTGCAAGGACGAAAAGTTTCGTGCATGCGTTCAAGGCATCTAGTTCGCAAAAATAAAGATTGTGCGTTCAAAAGCGTAGACTTCTAATTGGTTACTAGAGACCTGATTTACAAGCACTAAAGACAAGCGGCTTTAAAAGACACCACACATCGTCTCCGATATATAAACGGCGAATATAGCTTAGAACATATCTAAAATCAATTTCTAAGTGCGCGTGCGCACAGCCAACCGCGAAACGTAGCACCACGCAACACCGACCTTAAGGAAGGAATGCAAACAAGCGACATAACACTACGTCACAAGTTTGCGGTGCCATCGAGGCGGGCCCTGCGAGCAAGTTTCCCGCCGCTCGGATAGCCGCGATGTACTTTTTTTCACCGCTGACGGCAGCACGGAAAATTAGCTAaaatttgtttccgacacgaagtAACTCAGAGCTaagtgacctcgaaagtgtgCATGTCATAAAACGTTGCACGAAATAGCAAATCATTGCCGTGGTTTTGATTCGCAAGCGGTCAGCGCAGCTACCGCAGCAATCGTCTCTGCGAAGTGGCTCGCCTGGCTaacgtgttttctcatcgctaccaaaggcgtcgggaaaactaattgtattgtcacttatgagcgacataaatgtgcagacgttgaCTGTGTGGACGAATATAggtgctttattacgagctgcggacggatAGTATGTGACGTCGGCCTCGGATCCGACGGCCAACGATCTAGGCCTATGACATTTCCTAGCGATCGCCAGCTCGCCTGACTTGCTCGTTCGCTACCGTCGGTGTCGATGAGTGGCAGAAGTGGTCCGAGTTAGTGCGCGCCGCTGGACGTTTAGAATGGACCCCGTTGAAGAGCAGCCAGATGGTTCCGCTAGATGGATTCAGCCAGATGGATTTGCTAATTTCGAGCGTGCATTGTATAAACAAGACCCGCCGAGCTTAAAGCAGTCCGATGATCTTCCACCAAGACTACATAGCCCCAAGCCTCATGATGTGCCGACTCTCACCACGCCTTGTGtcctgctccggaatatgctCCATTCCGAAAGAGCTCTCGACGAATGGTTCGTTCTACTTGTAGCAGTGCGTACGCATATTAACTGTCGCTGGCCGCACTTTCCGAGCCGCTGCTTTGTAGTGAACCCAATCAGAAGTGGTTGGTTGGCCACGTCTAATACGGGGGGCAACTCCCACCTGCAGGAAATAGTTGCCGCCGGAGGAAGGAAACgaggacgatgatgatggcgAGGACATTGCAAAGCACGTGTAGACGTAGCAGACGAACTAGATGCACGAAGCTCGCGAGCCGGCGAGTACGCTGGCGTGCGTACGTCacagttttgtgcgatcacgtgCCCGCCTGTGTTTACATTTCTTCTTCggccgtctcgttgctctctgaaaccgaaactt is a window from the Dermacentor variabilis isolate Ectoservices chromosome 3, ASM5094787v1, whole genome shotgun sequence genome containing:
- the LOC142574145 gene encoding uncharacterized protein LOC142574145, with the protein product MSSKSSNVSISQEDPSEGSAAVAPSEEGSGEEAGVVDEYLRQVLSLDPDAMEQLSALDQEGTRAPTNSVTSVGARTPEARTASVETLRPSLDSNGVWAKDRSQQATAEVDHKATDGSFSEAATNE